The following are encoded together in the Pseudomonas sp. IB20 genome:
- a CDS encoding efflux transporter outer membrane subunit — protein MRPRLKPLAALVLLLLQGCSMAPTYKVPSVDLPAGYREQTSDGPWHSAQPCDQLAPEWWKLYNDSHLNDLQQQLLKANPDLAAALAHFDASQAYASQLHAGLFPQITASAQPLRQRQSDSRPLRGDTQPSEYNSNTAGFSLSYDLDLWGKIRNQVAAGDAQAQASGDDLAVARLSLQHQLATLYVQLNGLDAQSRILNSSLDDFSQALQLTRSRYEGQIASELDLTRAQNQLAEAKAQLDEVRGQRNLTEHAIGELVGVAASNFSVPASQQLIALPGIPSQLPSHLLQRRPDIAAAERRVFAANANIGVAKAAWYPDFSLTGLIGGQTQGVGNLLSAGNRYWALGPLVNLPIFDGGRLSANERQAKAEFEEASAQYRSHVLKAVREVEDNLAQLRDLQQQAQDEQAAADAAQHTQSLAMNSYQAGAVSYLDVVTAQTAALQAQRALQAVQTRQLQASVGLVTALGGGWRPNA, from the coding sequence ATGCGCCCAAGGCTTAAACCCCTGGCGGCGTTGGTGCTGCTGCTATTGCAGGGCTGCTCAATGGCGCCCACCTACAAGGTGCCGTCGGTTGACCTGCCGGCGGGCTATCGCGAACAGACCAGCGACGGCCCGTGGCACAGCGCGCAACCCTGCGACCAACTCGCGCCCGAATGGTGGAAACTCTACAACGACTCGCACCTGAATGACCTGCAACAGCAGTTGCTCAAGGCCAACCCGGATTTGGCGGCGGCGCTGGCGCATTTCGATGCGTCCCAGGCGTATGCCAGCCAATTGCACGCGGGTTTGTTCCCGCAGATCACCGCCAGTGCACAGCCATTGCGCCAGCGGCAATCGGACTCGCGACCGCTGCGTGGGGACACGCAGCCGTCGGAGTACAACAGCAATACCGCCGGGTTTTCGTTGAGCTACGACTTGGACCTGTGGGGCAAGATCCGCAACCAGGTCGCGGCGGGTGACGCCCAAGCGCAAGCATCCGGCGATGATTTGGCCGTGGCGCGCCTGAGCCTGCAACATCAGTTGGCGACGCTGTATGTGCAGCTCAATGGGCTGGATGCGCAGAGCCGGATTCTCAACAGCTCGCTGGATGATTTCAGCCAGGCGTTGCAACTGACACGCAGCCGTTACGAAGGCCAGATTGCGTCTGAACTCGACCTGACCCGGGCGCAAAACCAACTGGCCGAAGCCAAGGCGCAACTGGATGAAGTGCGCGGGCAACGCAACCTCACCGAGCATGCCATTGGTGAGTTGGTGGGTGTGGCGGCCAGCAACTTCAGCGTGCCTGCGAGCCAACAGTTGATTGCGCTGCCGGGAATTCCTTCGCAGCTGCCGAGCCACCTGCTGCAACGCCGTCCGGACATTGCGGCGGCGGAACGGCGGGTGTTTGCCGCCAATGCCAATATCGGTGTGGCGAAGGCAGCGTGGTATCCGGACTTCAGCTTGACCGGGCTGATAGGCGGGCAGACGCAAGGGGTGGGTAACTTGCTGTCCGCCGGCAATCGGTATTGGGCGCTTGGGCCGTTGGTGAACTTGCCGATCTTTGATGGCGGGCGCTTGAGTGCCAATGAGCGTCAGGCCAAAGCCGAGTTTGAGGAGGCTTCGGCGCAGTACCGCAGCCATGTGCTCAAAGCCGTGCGCGAAGTGGAGGACAACCTGGCGCAGCTAAGGGATTTGCAGCAGCAAGCCCAGGATGAACAGGCGGCGGCGGATGCGGCGCAACATACGCAGTCGCTGGCGATGAATAGCTATCAAGCGGGGGCCGTGAGTTACCTCGACGTGGTGACCGCACAGACGGCGGCGTTGCAGGCGCAAAGGGCGTTGCAGGCCGTGCAGACGCGGCAGTTGCAGGCAAGCGTGGGGTTGGTGACGGCATTGGGCGGCGGTTGGCGCCCGAATGCGTGA
- a CDS encoding Zn-dependent hydrolase gives MNAALDVLQSTHQHINRDRLWQSLMDLAKLGATPKGGVCRLALTDLDRKARDLFVKWCEGAGCTVTIDGIGNIFARRPGRNPNLPPVMTGSHIDTQPTGGKFDGCFGVLAGVEVLRTLNDLKIETEAPLEVVVWTNEEGSRFPPCMMGSGVFAEKFTLADTLAKVDVDGVSVGDALNAIGYAGTRPVSGHKVGAYFEAHIEQGPILEDEKKTIGVVLGALGQKWFDLKLRGVEAHAGPTPMHLRKDALVGAAAVVAAVNAAALGHQPHACGTVGCLQAYPGSRNVIPGEVRMTLDLRHLEPARLDSMIAQVRKVIDETCAKHGLSFEMEPTADFPPLYFDKGCVDAVRDAANGLGLSNMDIVSGAGHDAIFVAELGPAGMIFVPCEGGISHNEIENAAPDDLAAGCAVLLRAMVAASAAIASGKLAA, from the coding sequence ATGAACGCTGCCCTGGACGTTCTGCAATCCACCCATCAGCACATCAACCGCGACCGCTTGTGGCAGTCCCTGATGGACCTGGCCAAACTCGGCGCCACGCCCAAAGGTGGTGTGTGCCGCCTGGCCCTCACCGACCTCGACCGCAAAGCCCGTGACCTGTTTGTGAAGTGGTGCGAGGGCGCCGGCTGCACCGTGACCATCGACGGCATCGGCAATATCTTCGCGCGTCGCCCAGGCCGTAATCCCAACCTGCCGCCGGTGATGACCGGCAGCCATATTGACACCCAACCCACCGGCGGCAAGTTCGACGGCTGCTTCGGCGTACTGGCGGGTGTGGAAGTGTTGCGCACGCTCAATGACCTTAAGATCGAAACCGAAGCACCGCTGGAAGTGGTGGTGTGGACCAACGAAGAAGGCTCGCGCTTCCCGCCGTGCATGATGGGCTCAGGCGTGTTTGCCGAGAAATTTACCTTGGCGGACACCTTGGCCAAGGTGGACGTGGACGGCGTCAGTGTAGGCGATGCATTGAATGCGATCGGCTATGCGGGCACACGTCCTGTGAGTGGGCATAAAGTCGGGGCTTACTTCGAAGCGCACATCGAACAAGGGCCGATTCTTGAGGACGAGAAAAAAACCATCGGTGTGGTGCTGGGCGCCCTTGGGCAGAAGTGGTTTGACCTAAAACTGCGTGGCGTTGAAGCCCATGCGGGGCCGACGCCGATGCACCTACGCAAGGACGCCCTGGTAGGCGCCGCAGCAGTGGTGGCGGCGGTGAATGCGGCCGCGTTGGGGCATCAGCCGCATGCGTGTGGCACTGTCGGTTGCTTGCAGGCCTACCCCGGCTCGCGCAACGTCATCCCCGGTGAAGTGCGCATGACTCTGGACTTGCGTCACCTGGAACCGGCGCGCTTGGATTCGATGATTGCCCAGGTGCGTAAAGTGATCGACGAGACCTGCGCTAAACACGGTTTGAGTTTTGAAATGGAGCCCACCGCCGACTTCCCGCCGCTGTATTTTGACAAAGGCTGCGTGGACGCTGTGCGGGATGCGGCGAATGGGTTGGGCTTGTCGAACATGGACATCGTCAGCGGGGCAGGGCACGACGCGATTTTCGTTGCCGAACTCGGCCCGGCGGGGATGATTTTTGTGCCGTGTGAGGGAGGTATCAGCCATAACGAAATCGAGAACGCCGCACCGGATGACCTGGCCGCCGGGTGTGCGGTGTTGTTGCGGGCGATGGTGGCCGCTTCGGCTGCGATTGCCAGCGGCAAACTCGCTGCCTGA
- a CDS encoding NCS1 family nucleobase:cation symporter-1 — protein sequence MQQNRSQVIERNGLYELDAGPDVLDSPRYNHDMAPTKVHERTWNKWHITALWVGMSICVPTYTLGGVLTAYFGLSVGEALMAILLANIVVLIPLTLNAFPGTKYGIPFPVLLRSSFGILGSNVPCLIRALVACGWFGIQTMFGGLAIHLFLGSIFDGWKSLGGTGEVIGFMIFWCLNLWVVLRGAESIKRLETLSAPLLVAVGIGLLVWAMPNVSLSELMAIPPKRPEGASLTGYFMAGLTAMVGFWATLSLNIPDFSRCAKSQKDQILGQIFGLPLTMFLFAALGVIMTAASVKLVGVSVSDPVTLIGHIQSPVGVAIAMLLIIIATLSTNTAANIVSPTNDFQNIAPKLINRTTAVILTGLVGLALMSHELLKKLGLIVSDVSLETVYSNWLLGYSSLLGPIAGIMVVDYFITRKQQLDLGGLYRDDVYPAWNWSGFVAFGVPVVLTLLSLGSDAFSWFYSYGWFTGSALGGVLYYGLNAKRGVSPVTAKSPL from the coding sequence ATGCAACAGAACAGATCGCAAGTCATTGAGCGTAACGGCCTGTACGAACTCGACGCCGGCCCCGACGTCCTCGACAGCCCTCGCTATAACCACGACATGGCACCGACCAAGGTGCACGAACGCACCTGGAACAAGTGGCACATCACCGCGCTGTGGGTCGGCATGTCGATCTGCGTGCCCACCTACACGCTCGGCGGGGTGCTGACCGCGTACTTCGGCTTGTCGGTGGGCGAGGCGCTGATGGCGATTTTGCTGGCCAATATCGTGGTGCTGATCCCGCTGACGCTTAACGCGTTCCCTGGCACCAAGTACGGCATTCCGTTTCCGGTACTGTTGCGTTCGTCGTTTGGCATCCTCGGTTCCAACGTGCCGTGCCTGATTCGCGCGCTGGTGGCGTGCGGCTGGTTTGGTATCCAGACGATGTTTGGCGGGCTGGCAATTCACTTGTTCCTGGGCTCGATTTTCGACGGTTGGAAATCCCTCGGCGGCACCGGTGAAGTGATCGGTTTCATGATTTTCTGGTGCCTGAATTTGTGGGTGGTGCTGCGCGGCGCCGAGTCGATCAAGCGCCTGGAAACCTTGTCCGCGCCCTTGCTGGTGGCGGTGGGGATTGGCCTGTTGGTGTGGGCAATGCCGAATGTATCGCTCAGCGAGCTGATGGCGATTCCACCCAAGCGGCCCGAAGGTGCGAGCCTCACCGGGTACTTCATGGCGGGGTTGACCGCGATGGTGGGGTTTTGGGCGACCTTGTCGCTGAACATTCCCGATTTTAGTCGTTGCGCCAAAAGCCAGAAGGACCAGATTCTCGGGCAGATTTTCGGCCTGCCGTTGACCATGTTCCTGTTCGCCGCCCTCGGCGTGATCATGACCGCCGCGTCGGTGAAACTGGTGGGCGTCAGCGTCTCCGACCCGGTGACCTTGATCGGGCATATCCAGAGCCCGGTAGGGGTCGCCATCGCCATGCTGCTGATCATCATCGCCACCTTGTCCACCAACACCGCCGCCAACATCGTCTCGCCCACCAACGACTTCCAGAACATTGCGCCCAAGCTGATCAACCGCACCACTGCGGTGATCCTCACCGGCCTGGTTGGGCTGGCGCTGATGAGCCATGAACTGCTGAAAAAACTCGGGCTGATCGTCTCGGACGTGAGCCTGGAGACCGTGTATTCGAATTGGTTGCTGGGCTATTCAAGCCTGCTGGGGCCGATTGCCGGGATCATGGTGGTGGACTACTTCATCACCCGCAAACAGCAGTTGGACCTGGGCGGATTGTACCGTGATGACGTGTACCCGGCGTGGAACTGGAGCGGCTTTGTCGCCTTCGGCGTGCCGGTGGTGCTGACTTTGTTGTCACTGGGTAGTGATGCGTTCAGCTGGTTCTACAGCTACGGTTGGTTCACCGGTTCGGCGTTGGGTGGCGTGTTGTATTACGGCCTGAATGCCAAGCGCGGCGTCAGCCCAGTCACCGCCAAATCACCTTTGTAA
- the hydA gene encoding dihydropyrimidinase, with product MSLLIRGATVITHDESYRADVLCAGGLIRAIGTDLDIPAGTEVLDGSGQYLMPGGIDPHTHMQLPFMGTVASEDFFSGTAAGLAGGTTSIIDFVIPNPQQSLMEAFHQWRGWAQKSASDYGFHVAITWWSEQVREEMAELVSHHGINSFKHFMAYKNAIMAADDTLVASFERCLELGAVPTVHAENGELVYHLQRKLMAQGITGPEAHPLSRPSQVEGEAASRAIRIAETIGTPLYLVHVSTKEALDEITYARGKGQPVYGEVLAGHLLLDDSVYQHPDWQTAAGYVMSPPFRPRGHQEALWHGLQSGNLHTTATDHCCFCAEQKAAGRDDFSKIPNGTAGIEDRMALLWDEGVNTGRLSMQEFVALTSTNTAKIFNLYPRKGAIRVGADADLVLWDPAGTRTISAKTHHQKVDFNIFEGKTVRGVPSHTISQGKLVWADGDLRAERGAGRYVERPAYPSVFEQLSKRAEHSRPTAVKR from the coding sequence ATGTCGCTGTTGATCCGTGGCGCCACCGTTATTACCCATGATGAAAGTTACCGCGCCGATGTTTTATGCGCAGGCGGTCTAATTCGCGCTATTGGCACGGATCTGGATATTCCCGCCGGCACTGAAGTACTCGACGGCAGCGGCCAATACTTGATGCCCGGCGGCATCGACCCCCACACCCATATGCAACTGCCCTTCATGGGCACCGTGGCCAGTGAAGACTTTTTCAGTGGCACGGCCGCGGGCCTGGCGGGCGGCACCACCTCGATCATCGATTTCGTGATTCCCAACCCGCAGCAGTCGTTGATGGAAGCCTTTCACCAGTGGCGCGGCTGGGCGCAAAAGTCCGCCTCCGACTACGGTTTTCATGTGGCGATCACCTGGTGGAGCGAGCAAGTGCGCGAGGAAATGGCCGAGTTGGTCAGCCACCACGGCATCAACAGCTTCAAGCATTTCATGGCCTACAAGAATGCGATCATGGCCGCCGATGACACGCTGGTCGCCAGCTTCGAGCGCTGCCTGGAACTCGGCGCGGTGCCCACCGTGCACGCAGAAAACGGCGAGTTGGTGTATCACCTGCAACGCAAGCTGATGGCCCAGGGCATCACCGGGCCGGAAGCGCACCCGCTGTCACGCCCCTCCCAGGTGGAAGGCGAAGCGGCCAGCCGCGCGATTCGCATCGCCGAGACCATCGGCACGCCGCTCTACCTGGTGCACGTGTCCACCAAGGAAGCGCTGGATGAGATCACCTACGCCCGTGGCAAGGGCCAGCCGGTGTACGGCGAAGTGCTCGCCGGCCACTTGCTGCTTGACGACAGCGTTTACCAACACCCCGACTGGCAAACCGCCGCCGGCTACGTGATGAGCCCGCCGTTCCGCCCACGCGGGCACCAGGAAGCACTGTGGCACGGGCTGCAATCGGGCAACCTGCACACCACCGCCACCGACCATTGCTGCTTCTGCGCTGAGCAAAAAGCCGCCGGCCGTGACGATTTCAGCAAGATCCCCAACGGCACCGCCGGCATTGAAGACCGCATGGCGCTGCTGTGGGACGAAGGCGTCAACACCGGGCGCCTGTCGATGCAGGAATTCGTCGCGCTGACCTCCACCAACACCGCGAAGATCTTCAACCTTTACCCGCGTAAAGGTGCGATCCGCGTAGGCGCGGACGCGGATCTGGTGCTGTGGGACCCCGCCGGTACGCGCACGATTTCGGCCAAGACCCACCATCAAAAAGTCGACTTCAACATCTTCGAAGGCAAGACCGTGCGCGGCGTGCCGAGCCACACCATCAGCCAGGGCAAACTGGTCTGGGCCGATGGCGACCTGCGCGCCGAACGTGGGGCCGGGCGGTATGTGGAACGCCCGGCGTACCCGTCGGTGTTTGAGCAGCTGAGCAAGCGGGCGGAGCATTCCAGGCCCACTGCTGTAAAGCGCTGA
- a CDS encoding NAD(P)-dependent oxidoreductase: MIQTLTHLPHPQEDGPTLASHFTDLAPPLNARQAQLEASRCLYCYDAPCVTACPSEIDIPSFIRNIHTENVQGAAQKILSANILGGSCARVCPTEILCQQACVRNNAEECAPVLIGLLQRYAIDNAHFSEHPFQRAAPTGKRIAVVGAGPAGLACAHRAALHGHDVVMFEAREKAGGLNEYGIAKYKLVDDFAQKELDFLLQIGGIEIRHGQRLGDNLTLSELHQQFDSVFLGVGLAASKQLGLPFEDAPGLLAATDYIRELRQADDLTQLPLADRCIVLGAGNTAIDMAVQMARLGARDVNLVYRRGLADMGATGHEQDIAKANQVRLLTWAQPEEVLLDDLGRVRGMRFARTRMENGRLHPTGETFELAADAIFKAIGQGFDNEALHDPLAQQLHRVGERIFVDEHLQTSIPGVYAGGDCVSLGQDLTVQAVQHGKLAAEAMHAQLMLNVEAA, from the coding sequence GTGATCCAGACCCTGACCCACCTCCCCCATCCCCAAGAAGATGGGCCGACACTCGCCAGCCATTTCACCGACCTGGCGCCGCCGCTCAACGCCCGCCAGGCGCAATTGGAGGCCTCGCGCTGCCTGTACTGCTACGACGCGCCGTGCGTGACTGCATGCCCCAGCGAGATTGATATCCCCTCGTTCATCCGCAATATCCACACCGAAAACGTGCAAGGTGCGGCGCAGAAGATTCTCTCGGCCAACATCCTCGGCGGCAGCTGCGCGCGGGTTTGCCCCACCGAAATCCTGTGCCAGCAAGCCTGCGTGCGTAACAACGCCGAAGAATGCGCGCCGGTGCTGATCGGCCTGTTGCAACGCTACGCCATCGACAACGCGCACTTCAGCGAGCACCCGTTCCAGCGCGCTGCGCCGACCGGTAAGCGCATCGCCGTGGTCGGCGCCGGGCCGGCAGGCTTGGCCTGTGCACATCGCGCCGCCTTGCACGGCCATGACGTGGTGATGTTCGAAGCACGGGAAAAGGCCGGCGGCCTGAATGAATACGGGATCGCCAAGTACAAACTGGTGGATGACTTTGCCCAGAAGGAGCTGGATTTCCTCCTGCAGATCGGCGGCATTGAAATCCGCCACGGCCAGCGCCTGGGTGACAACCTAACCTTGAGCGAACTGCACCAGCAATTCGACTCCGTGTTCCTCGGCGTCGGCCTGGCCGCGAGCAAACAGCTTGGCCTGCCCTTTGAGGACGCCCCCGGCCTGCTCGCCGCCACCGACTACATCCGCGAACTGCGCCAGGCCGATGACCTCACACAACTGCCGCTGGCCGACCGTTGCATTGTGCTCGGCGCCGGCAACACCGCCATCGACATGGCCGTGCAAATGGCCCGCCTCGGCGCCCGCGATGTGAACCTGGTGTACCGCCGCGGCTTGGCCGACATGGGCGCCACCGGGCATGAGCAGGACATTGCCAAGGCCAACCAGGTGCGCCTGCTGACCTGGGCACAACCCGAAGAAGTGTTGCTGGATGATCTAGGCCGCGTGCGCGGCATGCGCTTCGCCCGTACGCGCATGGAAAATGGTCGCCTGCACCCCACTGGCGAGACCTTCGAACTGGCCGCCGATGCGATCTTCAAGGCCATCGGCCAAGGTTTCGATAACGAGGCCCTGCACGACCCGCTGGCTCAACAACTGCACCGCGTGGGCGAACGCATCTTTGTCGACGAACACCTGCAAACCAGCATCCCAGGCGTCTATGCCGGCGGCGATTGCGTCAGCCTCGGCCAGGACCTCACCGTGCAGGCGGTGCAACACGGCAAGCTGGCAGCTGAAGCCATGCACGCCCAACTCATGCTGAATGTGGAGGCTGCGTAA
- the preA gene encoding NAD-dependent dihydropyrimidine dehydrogenase subunit PreA has translation MADLSIVFAGIKAPNPFWLASAPPTDKAYNVVRAFEAGWGGVVWKTLGEDPAAVNVSSRYSAHYGANREVLGINNIELITDRSLEINLREITQVKKDWPDRALIVSLMVPCVEESWKNILPLVEATGCDGIELNFGCPHGMPERGMGAAVGQVPEYVEQVTRWCKTYCSLPVIVKLTPNITDIRVAARAAYRGGADAVSLINTINSITSVDLERMVALPVVGTQSTHGGYCGSAVKPIALNMVAEIARDPQTQGLPICGIGGIGNWRDAAEFVALGCGAVQVCTAAMLHGFRIVEEMKDGLSRWMDSQGYKSLQEFSGRAVGNTTDWKYLDINYQVIAKIDQEACIGCGRCHIACEDTSHQAISSLKQADGTHKYEVIDDECVGCNLCQITCPVADCIEMVPVETGKPFLNWTQDPRNPYREAV, from the coding sequence ATGGCCGATCTCTCGATTGTATTCGCCGGTATCAAAGCCCCCAACCCGTTCTGGCTGGCCTCGGCGCCGCCTACCGACAAGGCCTACAACGTAGTCCGCGCCTTCGAGGCCGGCTGGGGCGGCGTGGTGTGGAAAACCCTCGGTGAAGACCCGGCGGCGGTCAACGTGTCGTCACGCTACTCGGCGCACTACGGCGCCAACCGCGAAGTGCTGGGCATCAACAATATCGAGCTGATCACTGACCGCTCCCTGGAGATCAACCTGCGGGAAATCACCCAGGTGAAAAAGGATTGGCCGGACCGCGCGCTGATTGTGTCGCTGATGGTGCCGTGCGTTGAAGAGTCGTGGAAAAACATCTTGCCGCTGGTGGAAGCCACCGGCTGCGACGGCATCGAACTGAATTTCGGCTGCCCCCACGGCATGCCGGAGCGCGGCATGGGCGCGGCCGTCGGCCAGGTGCCGGAGTACGTGGAACAGGTGACGCGCTGGTGCAAGACCTATTGCTCGCTGCCGGTGATCGTCAAGCTCACGCCAAACATCACTGACATCCGCGTGGCGGCACGTGCGGCGTATCGCGGCGGTGCGGATGCGGTGTCGCTGATCAACACCATCAATTCGATCACCAGCGTGGACTTGGAGCGCATGGTCGCCCTGCCGGTGGTCGGCACCCAAAGTACCCATGGCGGGTATTGCGGCTCGGCGGTCAAGCCGATTGCCCTGAACATGGTCGCGGAAATCGCCCGCGACCCGCAGACCCAAGGCCTGCCGATCTGCGGGATTGGCGGCATCGGCAACTGGCGCGACGCGGCGGAATTCGTCGCACTGGGTTGCGGCGCGGTGCAGGTGTGCACGGCGGCCATGTTGCATGGGTTTCGGATTGTGGAAGAGATGAAGGATGGGCTGTCGCGGTGGATGGACAGCCAAGGCTACAAAAGCTTGCAGGAGTTTTCCGGCCGCGCGGTAGGCAACACGACCGATTGGAAGTACCTGGATATCAACTATCAGGTGATCGCCAAGATCGATCAGGAGGCCTGTATTGGCTGTGGGCGTTGCCATATTGCCTGTGAGGACACCTCGCACCAGGCCATCTCGAGTTTGAAACAGGCAGACGGCACGCACAAATACGAGGTGATTGACGATGAGTGCGTGGGCTGCAATTTGTGCCAGATCACCTGCCCGGTGGCCGATTGCATCGAGATGGTGCCGGTGGAGACGGGCAAGCCGTTTTTGAATTGGACACAGGATCCGCGTAATCCGTATCGGGAGGCTGTGTAG
- a CDS encoding TetR/AcrR family transcriptional regulator has protein sequence MGNHKIGIRRVNVEKILLAAEKIFAEKGYGSTAMADIAEEVQLPRSNLHYYFTTKSELYSAVLFDLLELWKQDALSFETFDDPRVVLSSYIRAKMQRSRTRPYGSKVWANEIIHGAPTLGEALDESLYDWAKMKEAKIRQWVEDKRILPVEPSSLLYMIWASTQHYADFDHQVMILNDHQPLSDMQFEKAIQTVTAVILRGIGLEP, from the coding sequence ATGGGCAATCACAAGATCGGAATTCGTCGGGTCAACGTCGAAAAAATCCTGCTGGCGGCGGAGAAAATCTTCGCCGAGAAGGGCTACGGCAGCACCGCCATGGCCGATATTGCTGAAGAAGTGCAACTGCCGCGCTCCAACCTGCATTACTACTTCACCACCAAAAGTGAGCTGTACAGCGCGGTGCTGTTCGACTTGCTGGAGCTGTGGAAGCAGGATGCCCTGAGCTTTGAAACCTTCGATGACCCGCGGGTGGTGCTCAGCAGCTACATCCGCGCCAAGATGCAGCGCTCGCGTACGCGGCCGTATGGCTCGAAAGTCTGGGCCAACGAAATCATCCACGGCGCGCCGACACTCGGTGAGGCGCTGGATGAAAGCCTGTACGACTGGGCCAAGATGAAGGAAGCGAAAATTCGCCAATGGGTGGAAGATAAACGCATCCTGCCGGTGGAACCGTCGAGCCTGCTGTACATGATCTGGGCGTCGACCCAGCACTATGCGGACTTTGATCACCAGGTGATGATTTTGAATGATCACCAGCCGTTGTCGGACATGCAGTTCGAGAAGGCGATTCAGACGGTGACCGCAGTGATTTTGCGTGGGATTGGGTTGGAGCCTTAA
- a CDS encoding GNAT family N-acetyltransferase — MTIRLRVAADDPVLGALWERSVRATHDFLPEDDIQRLLPVVRDAYLPMPALDVWVYEDQNGIAGFIGTGGHNVEMLFIDPDRRGQGVGRQLLDHARARHDTLTVDVNEQNPQAVGFYLHYGFIQVARSPLDGEGRPFPLLHMALPTL; from the coding sequence ATGACTATTCGACTGCGTGTGGCCGCCGACGACCCAGTGCTGGGAGCACTGTGGGAGCGCTCGGTACGGGCCACCCATGACTTCCTCCCCGAGGATGACATTCAACGTTTGCTGCCCGTGGTGCGCGACGCCTACCTGCCGATGCCGGCCCTCGACGTTTGGGTCTATGAAGACCAGAACGGTATCGCCGGGTTTATCGGCACTGGCGGGCACAACGTGGAAATGTTGTTTATCGACCCCGACCGCCGTGGCCAGGGCGTCGGCCGCCAATTGCTCGACCACGCCCGCGCGCGCCACGACACGCTGACGGTGGACGTCAACGAACAAAACCCGCAGGCCGTGGGTTTCTACCTGCACTATGGTTTTATCCAGGTCGCGCGTTCGCCGTTGGATGGCGAAGGCAGACCCTTTCCCTTGCTGCACATGGCTTTACCGACTCTCTAA
- the copC gene encoding copper homeostasis periplasmic binding protein CopC has product MLIKKTLTTVALLASLLGASAAFAHAHLKSETPAADSTVAAPADLRLTFSEGVEATFTKVSLSKDGTEIAIKGLETPDADKKTLVVTPAAPLAAGNYKVVWNAVSVDTHKSNGEYSFKVGQ; this is encoded by the coding sequence ATGTTGATCAAGAAAACCCTGACCACCGTCGCCCTGCTCGCCTCCTTGCTGGGTGCTTCGGCCGCCTTTGCCCATGCCCACTTGAAAAGCGAAACGCCCGCCGCCGACAGCACTGTCGCCGCGCCCGCCGACCTGCGCCTGACCTTCAGCGAAGGCGTCGAAGCGACCTTCACCAAGGTGTCCCTGAGCAAGGACGGCACCGAAATCGCGATCAAAGGCCTGGAAACCCCAGACGCCGACAAGAAAACCCTGGTAGTCACGCCGGCCGCGCCACTGGCCGCCGGCAACTACAAAGTGGTGTGGAATGCGGTGTCAGTCGACACTCACAAGAGCAACGGTGAATACAGCTTCAAGGTCGGCCAATAA
- the copD gene encoding copper homeostasis membrane protein CopD, which yields MATLLVLCRFLHFIVVLLMFGACVFRPWLLGAEPHPALDRQLHRITRMLAWLGLISGVAWLLLITASMAGSWEAALQPATVQLVLGKTFFGQVWVWHLLLNLLLVIVLIKPWPALRLPLIALLLATLAPVGHGAMLNGLSGQLLILNQVVHLVCVGAWLGGLLLLVLILRQPERFALEPILRRFSGVGYGLVAGLLVTGLINVRVLTGQLWPTPLFNGFALILLIKVLLVLGMLALALLNRLRIERCEERRGSLKASVMLEWVLGVCAVAAVSLLGTLAPMVMAN from the coding sequence ATGGCGACCCTGCTGGTGCTGTGCCGCTTCCTGCATTTCATCGTCGTGTTGTTGATGTTCGGGGCCTGTGTGTTCAGGCCCTGGCTGTTGGGCGCTGAACCGCACCCCGCGCTGGACCGGCAACTGCACCGCATCACCCGCATGCTGGCCTGGTTGGGGCTGATCTCCGGCGTGGCCTGGCTGTTATTGATTACCGCCAGCATGGCCGGCAGCTGGGAGGCGGCCTTGCAACCGGCGACCGTGCAACTGGTGCTGGGCAAAACCTTCTTTGGCCAGGTGTGGGTCTGGCATCTGTTGCTGAACCTGTTGCTGGTGATCGTGCTGATCAAACCCTGGCCGGCGCTGCGCCTGCCGTTGATCGCCCTGCTGCTGGCGACATTAGCACCGGTCGGCCACGGCGCCATGCTCAATGGGTTGAGCGGGCAGTTGCTGATCCTCAACCAGGTGGTGCACTTGGTGTGCGTCGGCGCCTGGCTCGGTGGGTTGCTGTTGCTGGTGTTAATCCTCAGGCAGCCTGAGCGCTTCGCACTGGAGCCGATCCTCCGGCGCTTCAGCGGCGTGGGTTATGGCTTGGTCGCGGGGTTGCTGGTGACTGGCTTGATCAACGTGCGCGTGCTGACCGGGCAACTGTGGCCCACGCCCTTGTTCAATGGCTTTGCCCTGATTCTGTTGATCAAAGTGCTGCTGGTGCTGGGCATGTTGGCGCTGGCGTTGCTGAACCGGCTACGTATTGAACGATGCGAAGAGCGCCGGGGCAGTTTGAAGGCCAGTGTGATGCTGGAGTGGGTATTGGGTGTTTGCGCGGTCGCCGCCGTTTCGCTGCTTGGCACACTTGCGCCGATGGTCATGGCCAACTAA